GCCCTGTCGTTGCTCGAAGCTTTGACGCTCACGCCGATGCGCTGCTCGCAATTCTTGGAAGCCGGATCGCAATCCAACTGGCTCGGCCGAACCTCCGATCGGGCGTTCAATTCACTGAAGCGGGGATACCAAATCTCCCTCTCGGGCGCCCTTCGATGGAAATACGCGGTCGTCATCGGGTCGTTCATACTTTTCGGACTTTCGCTTCTCCTTACGAAAACCCTTCGAAGCGAATTCGTTCCTTCTCAAGATCAGAGCATGTTCATGGTCCGAATGCAGGCGCCCATCGGATCTTCCCTCGACTACACCGACGCGAAATTCAAGAAAGCCGAAGAATATCTGGCGAGCCGCAAGGACGTGGCGCGATATTTCGCCGCCATCGGCGGATTCGGCGGAGGGGAAGTCGACACCGGGATTCTTTTCGTCACGCTGGCGCCCCGGAACGAGCGCGTACTCACTCAGAACCAAATCATCGATGAGACCCGAGAGAAATTCAACGCCATCGGCGGGGTTCGCCCCATCGTCCAGGACCTTTCCACCCGCGGTTTCACGGCGGACCGGGGTTTTCCGATCGAGTTCTCGATTCAAGGCCCGGACTGGGACAAGCTGGGGGAGCATTCAAAACAGATCACGAATGAAATGGAAAAAGCCGGCCTGTTCGAGGATATCGACACCGACTATCGCGTCGGCGTGCCGGAGATCCGGATTTATCCCGAACGGGGAAAAGCGGCCGATCGAGGCGTCAGCATGGCCTCCATCGCCCGCACGATCAACGCCACGCTCGGCGGCATACGGGCCGGAAAATACACGCACGGCGGCCGAAGATACGATGTGCGCCTAAGCCTCACGAAAGAGGACCGGGAATCGATCGAATCGATCAAAGGGCTCCTGGTCCGGAACAATCGAGGGGAGGTCATCCCGCTCTCGGAAGTGGTGCGCGTCGTACAAAAACCTTCGCTTCAATCCGTCACGCGACGGGACCGGCAGCGTTCGATCGGGATCTTCTCCAATGTGAAAAAGGACGTTTCCCAAACGAAAGCGATCGACGTCTCCCAGGAGATCGCCGGACGAATCTTGCCCCAGGGGTACAACGTTTTGTTTACCGGAGGGTCGAAGACGTTTCAGGAATCGTTTAAAGGACTTTTCTGGGCCCTCATTTTGGGGATCATCGTCTCCTACATGGTCCTCGGCTCGCAGTTCAACAGCTTCCTCCATCCGATCACGATTCTAATCGCCCTCCCCTTCAGCGTCACCGGCGGCCTGCTGGCCCTCTTGATCGCCAATCAGTCGCTCAATATTTTCAGTTTCATCGGTCTTCTGCTTCTCATGGGGATCGTCAAAAAGAACTCGATTTTGCTCGTCGACTTTACGAACCAAGTGAGGGATCGGGGAAAAGCCGCTCGTCCGGCGCTCCTGGAGGCATGCCCGATCCGTCTGCGCCCGATCTTAATGACGACGGTTTCCACGATCGCCGCGGCCCTTCCGCCCGCCTTGGCCTTGGGCCCCGGTTCGGAGACCCGAATCCCGATGGCGATTACGGTCATCGGAGGCGTTACGGTATCGACGGCGTTGAGTTTGTTTGTCGTTCCCTGCCTCTATGAGATTCTCTCCCCCCTCGAACGGCAGCGGCCCGCCGTTTTGATTCGGGAGGAAGCGGCCGCGGCTTCGGCGAAAGGAGCGTAAATCCCTATGATAAAAATTCGAAAAGCGGACGAGAGAGGCCATTTCGACCACGGTTGGCTCAATACGTTCCACACCTTTTCTTTCGGCGATTATTACGATCCCGATCAGATGGGCTTCCGAACGCTGCGCGTAATCAACGAAGACTACGTTCAACCGTCGGAAGGATTCCCCCCTCATTCCCATCGGGACATGGAGATTCTTACGTATATTCTGGAAGGCGCACTCGAGCATAAGGACAGCCTCGGCACCGGATCCGTCATTCGGGCGGGCGACGTCCAGCGTATGACCGCCGGAACCGGCGTCACGCACAGTGAGTTCAATCCTTCTTCGACGGAACTCGTTCACCTCTTTCAGATCTGGATTCTGCCCGACCGGAAAGGATTGCCTCCGAGTTATGAGCAGAAGAACTGGACTACCGAGCGATTTGCCGGAAAATTCGCCCTGATTGCGTCGCCCGACGCCCGGGACAACTCTTGCACGATTCACCAAGACGCGTCCGTCTGGCTGGGCCGGTTTACCAGCGGGCAGCAGGTGAAACACACCATCGCCAAAGGGCGATCCATTTGGCTTCAGATGCTCAAAGGGCGGGCCGCGATTGGAGATACAAATTTAAGTGATTCTGATGCCTTGGGACTCGATAACGAGATTTCGCTTTCGATCAATTTTACTCAAACCAGTGAAGTTCTTCTTTTCGATCTTTCTTGATTATCGACTGAAAAGACCCGCGAATGCGTAAACGGCCGGGATGAGAAACGGCACGACGATATTCAAGACAACACCGCTAAACACCGAAATAAATGCGTACTCTTTCCCCGAAAAAAGCGTGATGACCGGAAGCGTGGAATCCATCGTCGTCGCCCCGCCGGCCGCGATCGGTCCCAGCGGCGTAAACCACCTCACCAATTGAGGCGCGAAAAGCAGCGTCACCATCTCTCTCAACATGTTTGCAATCAAAGCCACCACGCCCACCGCCGGAGACGAAAGTTTCGCCAGGATAACGCTGGCCAGACTGTACCAACCCAAACCGGCCCCAATCGACATCGCGTTCCGCACACTCATTGAAGGCAACATCAAAGAACCCAACGCACTGCCGATCAGCGATCCGACGATAATGAATCCGGGAAGTACAAAGATCCGCGGTCGCGTTTGACGGACCATTTTCCACGTCGTCCGCTCACCACCTACGGTAAATCCGGCGATCCCAAGAAGGAGGTAAAGAATCATCGTCGTTCCCTGCTCCGCCGCGGAAATCGACATTGAAAAGACATGGAAACGGCCGAGCAGTACTCCTAAGAGGAACGAAACCAAGACCGACAACGTTGTTCGAACGCCTTGCAAAGGCTGAATTTTCACCGATTCTTGCACAATATTCGCGGCAGAATCAAACGGCCGGTGCTCGGGCGGTTTCATGATTTTGTGGGCTAGAGGCGCCAAGGTAAGACTTCCCATGAGCGCGCCGAAAGCGAGAATACACGCTTCCAGACCGATGCGGCCGAAGGCTGCGATGACTTCGTCATTCAGCCCCACCCAAAGACCCATGCTGATCAAGAGCAGGTAGAGAACGAACATCAACCCTTTTTCCGCGTATCTAAGGATTCGCACGCGCCCGCGTCGTTCGACCAGAGCACCGCACACCAACCCCATGAAAAAAGCTCCCAGAATCCACATCAAGGGACGTTACCGATCGAGATGAATCCGGACGCTCGTGATCACCACGTTACGCATTCCCCGCAACGCGGCGGATAGAAGGATCGAGGTCTGATTGTGGAGAAAATTGTGCCACCAGCGGGCCGGAATAAACGACGGGATAACCACCGTAATCAGGTCATCGGGGTCCCTTTCATCCACCTCTCGGATGTATCGTTGAAGCGGCTCGATCAAAGATCGATACGGACTGCGTAGAACCGTAAGAGGTATATCCGGGGCCCATTTCTTCCATCGCGCCTGGACGGCTTCGCCGTATTCGTCGTCCAAAGCCACGGTCACGGCATTCACGTTCTTGGAGATCGACCTTGCGTATTCGAGCGCGGCGACGACCCCTTTATGAATCCCCGCCACCGGTACGATAACGGTGTGTTTGAGTTTCCGCGGCGGGACCTTGAGGTCGGTGACCAGTTGTTCCCCCGCGGATCGATAATGGCTCCGAACCGCGTAGAACCAGGACACGAAAAGCGGAATCACCAAAGAGACAATCCATGCGCCGTGGGTGAATTTCGTAATAAGAATGGCGATCAGGACGACGGCCGTCGCCACCGACCCAACAGCACTGATGACCAGGTGATGAACACCCGGACGTTTTTTGGCCTGCAGGTGATGCACCACCATCCCGGCCTGGGAGAGCGTAAACGAAAGAAAGACGCCGACGGCGTATAGCGGGATCAAGGCATGCGTCGTCGCGTGGAAAAGAATCAAAAGGAGCGACGCCGCCGCGGCCAACATGATGATTCCGTTCGAGTAGACAAGGCGGTCCCCCATGGCTTTGAGCTGCCGGGGAAGAAAGAGATCCTCCGCCATGACCGAGGCTACCCGAGGAAAATCGTTGAAACTGGTATTTGCGGCCAGAATCAAAATCGCGCAGGTCGCCGCTTGGATGAAGTAATAAACGA
This genomic window from Bdellovibrionota bacterium contains:
- a CDS encoding amino acid permease; this translates as IFAMVLVIVGGFVSYLFTPMELMGEELAAATNPGGGALAVLTPLLILRAFASGCTALTGVEAISNGVRAFKPPEADNASRVLRWLAMILAVLFLGICAMAWLYGVVPNPHETVISQLARMIYGNNVVYYFIQAATCAILILAANTSFNDFPRVASVMAEDLFLPRQLKAMGDRLVYSNGIIMLAAAASLLLILFHATTHALIPLYAVGVFLSFTLSQAGMVVHHLQAKKRPGVHHLVISAVGSVATAVVLIAILITKFTHGAWIVSLVIPLFVSWFYAVRSHYRSAGEQLVTDLKVPPRKLKHTVIVPVAGIHKGVVAALEYARSISKNVNAVTVALDDEYGEAVQARWKKWAPDIPLTVLRSPYRSLIEPLQRYIREVDERDPDDLITVVIPSFIPARWWHNFLHNQTSILLSAALRGMRNVVITSVRIHLDR
- a CDS encoding lysine exporter LysO family protein, whose product is MWILGAFFMGLVCGALVERRGRVRILRYAEKGLMFVLYLLLISMGLWVGLNDEVIAAFGRIGLEACILAFGALMGSLTLAPLAHKIMKPPEHRPFDSAANIVQESVKIQPLQGVRTTLSVLVSFLLGVLLGRFHVFSMSISAAEQGTTMILYLLLGIAGFTVGGERTTWKMVRQTRPRIFVLPGFIIVGSLIGSALGSLMLPSMSVRNAMSIGAGLGWYSLASVILAKLSSPAVGVVALIANMLREMVTLLFAPQLVRWFTPLGPIAAGGATTMDSTLPVITLFSGKEYAFISVFSGVVLNIVVPFLIPAVYAFAGLFSR
- a CDS encoding pirin family protein, with protein sequence MIKIRKADERGHFDHGWLNTFHTFSFGDYYDPDQMGFRTLRVINEDYVQPSEGFPPHSHRDMEILTYILEGALEHKDSLGTGSVIRAGDVQRMTAGTGVTHSEFNPSSTELVHLFQIWILPDRKGLPPSYEQKNWTTERFAGKFALIASPDARDNSCTIHQDASVWLGRFTSGQQVKHTIAKGRSIWLQMLKGRAAIGDTNLSDSDALGLDNEISLSINFTQTSEVLLFDLS
- a CDS encoding efflux RND transporter permease subunit; protein product: MSRISEVSIKNPVFAWMLMIGLMFFGWIGFSRLGVSQMPDVDFPVISVTVMLEGAAPEIMETEVVDVVEDSIMSIQGVREVKSSARQGTATVTIEFELNREIDVALQEVQTKVTQAQRRLPAEIDPPLISKVNPEDQPIMWVGFYGKDKSLRQLIDYAEDHVKPFLQTISGVGDVFLGGFSDRNLRVWVDADELTKREITIDDVISSIQTEHEESPAGRIETSETEFNIRVMGEAATPEAFGDLVIAQRGGQPVYRPYKLKEVATIEDGTNDIRRIARVNGEPALGLGIRKQRGSNAVDVAERVRERLGVINKSLPEGFKIGINFDSTRFIKDSVSELNFTLVLSAILTSLVCWLFLGSWSSTLNILLAIPTSVLGTFLVLYFLGFTLNTFTLLGLTLAIGIVVDDAIMVLENITRNREGGKSRLRAALDGSREIAFAAMAATAAVIAIFLPVAFMSGVIGYFFYQFGMTISVAVALSLLEALTLTPMRCSQFLEAGSQSNWLGRTSDRAFNSLKRGYQISLSGALRWKYAVVIGSFILFGLSLLLTKTLRSEFVPSQDQSMFMVRMQAPIGSSLDYTDAKFKKAEEYLASRKDVARYFAAIGGFGGGEVDTGILFVTLAPRNERVLTQNQIIDETREKFNAIGGVRPIVQDLSTRGFTADRGFPIEFSIQGPDWDKLGEHSKQITNEMEKAGLFEDIDTDYRVGVPEIRIYPERGKAADRGVSMASIARTINATLGGIRAGKYTHGGRRYDVRLSLTKEDRESIESIKGLLVRNNRGEVIPLSEVVRVVQKPSLQSVTRRDRQRSIGIFSNVKKDVSQTKAIDVSQEIAGRILPQGYNVLFTGGSKTFQESFKGLFWALILGIIVSYMVLGSQFNSFLHPITILIALPFSVTGGLLALLIANQSLNIFSFIGLLLLMGIVKKNSILLVDFTNQVRDRGKAARPALLEACPIRLRPILMTTVSTIAAALPPALALGPGSETRIPMAITVIGGVTVSTALSLFVVPCLYEILSPLERQRPAVLIREEAAAASAKGA